A single genomic interval of Lynx canadensis isolate LIC74 chromosome A2, mLynCan4.pri.v2, whole genome shotgun sequence harbors:
- the ZBED6CL gene encoding ZBED6 C-terminal-like protein yields the protein MLEVEKIGKPPKRHTPSGSVGQGPSVCAASSVTRPRSPAASLASPSSKFKTRATNTSHGLGWGAGGRLPETEVKLEFVDIGERAVSGHSKIGPSASPKGSETDLPLRRKRPHPLPSSSSVPSPDGVFLEEQEEGTPGLLVHSETSEACSLGRPGLHPAASREKCQASPGRRKPKGDSGLYSLKSVLGQETPGQPETKVSKQKARGQREEGEPTGKKSRAPALSSGQSPSPPALHQAAGADRPEAGQPGESEKARRADLLIAHLARELRRLKKWKKRHLLAAVGDKPPCLKKLVRTLKAETKGWAFPGHSPGPADTAGHKAVSDIGRFFTIDCKDVCHVTCTLCHASIRLGKFKGHFQTSGLVRHLVSKHGLERDRRPAAASPGEKKDGAEERKHKGLPASPAGLAPEGLPSPGRCTDASPLVDGGRQLAAGRPEQLSLAPPLLPPSCRDDPAASPPAVGVGRGGTHAPGQPRAQAWTRSIAELLCSLALPLSFVSSLPFRRFMAQVDPCYHVPPPAFFCGRALPLLREAIEEQVCREMQWAKGSCVHLTVSTAARDTVVDYVAITAHWGAVQPGSRRVASGSLRKQAVLWVRGLPQESSPEERQGELREQVGLWLSRSSLQPGFLVSGGCLSLEQAVRTEGYTHLPCFAHCLDSLVRNFLRHHQSVQLILGTVRAICSHFQGSAEARRLLGQLQQQRGLPAQQPFWELSDHWVSAYCLLEWLVRQQRPLQEYERRHQLGKAGTALSTTFWSLTDSLVTLLQPFWVAVREASAARASLSQVLPQLRYLHIFLEQVNRHFEEQGGGEVGAAVRLAKGLALQLSTDGQLNELFHRKEFVLATLLDPRFKGKIESILPAGADIDHWKQVLVYKVKEIMVSDYSLPPSPSLHSPKARRAGPTPSGRVTRSLGAEGKGRKVPVRGGGGSGSLLLDQREKSLLEQLESVGLLASKRSGASLSTESHLASVIVKKYLRENETVGAQEDPLVYWEKRQEVWPALARLATVYLSCPPTGAFSRSVCASLDSPALAEHSAPLPVGTIEHLLFLKSNLETFPDYPAPALIFRSGDPADGERNSEADLI from the coding sequence ATGTTGGAAGTGGAAAAAATCGGGAAGCCCCCCAAGAGACATACACCTTCAGGATCAGTGGGGCAGGGGCCATCTGTGTGTGCTGCCTCCTCCGTGACCAGACCCAGGAGCCCAGCTGCTTCCTTGGCTTCTCCTAGCTCCAAGTTTAAAACCAGAGCTACCAATACCTCTCACGGACTCGGCTGGGGTGCGGGGGGGCGCCTGCCGGAGACCGAGGTCAAACTTGAGTTTGTAGACATAGGAGAGAGGGCTGTCAGTGGCCACAGCAAGATCGGACCGTCTGCCTCCCCGAAGGGGAGTGAGACGGATCTGCCCCTGCGGAGGAAGAGacctcaccccctccccagttcCTCGTCGGTCCCTTCACCTGACGGAGTTTTCctggaggagcaggaggaaggcaCCCCGGGCCTACTTGTCCACAGTGAGACGAGCGAAGCCTGCTCCCTGGGGAGGCCCGGTCTGCACCCAGCTGCCTCCCGTGAAAAGTGCCAGGCCAGCCCTGGGCGGAGGAAGCCAAAGGGCGACTCTGGCCTCTACAGCCTCAAGTCTGTGCTTGGGCAGGAGACCCCTGGGCAGCCCGAGACGAAGGTGTCCAAACAGAAGGCacgagggcagagggaggagggggagccgACGGGAAAGAAGTCGAGGGCCCCAGCGCTCAGCTCTGGCcagtccccctctcccccagcgcTACACCAGGCAGCCGGGGCGGACAGGCCAGAGGCGGGCCAGCCTGGTGAGAGTGAGAAGGCAAGACGAGCTGACCTCCTCATCGCCCATCTGGCCAGAGAGCTGCGACGCctcaagaaatggaagaagaggcACTTGCTTGCGGCTGTCGGGGACAAGCCGCCCTGCCTGAAGAAGCTGGTCAGAACTCTGAAAGCGGAGACCAAGGGCTGGGCTTTTCCCGGGCATTCCCCCGGCCCCGCGGACACTGCGGGTCACAAGGCCGTGTCAGACATCGGACGGTTCTTTACCATTGACTGCAAGGACGTCTGCCACGTCACCTGCACTCTGTGTCATGCCAGCATCAGACTGGGCAAATTTAAGGGGCATTTCCAAACCTCAGGCCTGGTCCGTCACTTGGTGAGTAAGCACGgactagagagagacagaaggccaGCCGCCGCCAGCCCGGGGGAGAAGAAGGACGGGGCCgaggagagaaagcacaagggcCTGCCCGCAAGTCCTGCTGGCCTTGCCCCTGAGGGGCTGCCGTCACCAGGACGCTGCACGGATGCCTCCCCTCTGGTGGACGGTGGCAGGCAGCTGGCGGCGGGCAGGCCTGAGCAGCTGTCACTGGCTCCGCCTCTCTTGCCTCCTTCCTGTAGAGATGACCCTGCCGCCTCCCCGCCGGCAGTCGGGGTGGGCCGGGGTGGCACCCACGCCCCCGGCCAGCCCCGAGCACAGGCCTGGACCCGCAGCATCGCGGAGTTGCTCTGCAGCCTGGCTTTGCCGCTGTCCTTTGTGTCATCGCTGCCTTTCAGAAGGTTTATGGCCCAGGTCGACCCTTGCTACCACGTGCCGCCTCCCGCCTTCTTCTGCGGGAGAGCCTTGCCTCTGCTCCGTGAGGCGATCGAGGAGCAGGTGTGTCGGGAGATGCAGTGGGCCAAGGGCAGCTGTGTCCACCTCACCGTGTCCACCGCTGCCCGGGACACGGTTGTGGACTACGTGGCCATCACCGCCCACTGGGGAGCCGTACAGCCGGGCAGTCGGCGGGTGGCGTCGGGGAGCCTGAGAAAGCAGGCCGTGCTGTGGGTTCGGGGCCTGCCCCAGGAGAGCTCTCcggaggagaggcagggggagctgCGGGAGCAGGTGGGCCTGTGGCTCAGCCGCAGCTCCCTGCAGCCAGGCTTCCTGGTGTCGGGCGGCTGCCTCAGCCTGGAGCAGGCAGTGAGGACAGAGGGCtacacccacctcccctgcttTGCCCACTGCCTCGACTCCCTGGTGAGGAACTTCCTGCGTCACCATCAGAGCGTCCAGCTCATCCTGGGTACGGTGCGGGCCATCTGCAGCCATTTCCAGGGCTCCGCGGAGGCCCGGCGGCTCCTCGGCCAGCTGCAGCAGCAGCGTGGCCTCCCGGCCCAGCAGCCCTTCTGGGAGCTCTCGGACCACTGGGTGTCCGCCTACTGCTTGCTGGAGTGGCTGGTGAGGCAGCAGCGGCCCCTGCAAGAGTACGAGAGGCGACACCAGCTGGGCAAGGCTGGGACGGCCCTGTCGACTACGTTTTGGAGCCTGACGGACAGTCTGGTCACGCTCCTGCAGCCCTTCTGGGTGGCGGTCCGGGAGGCGAGCGCCGCGCGGGCTTCTTTAAGCCAGGTGCTGCCCCAGCTACGCTACCTGCATATCTTCCTGGAGCAGGTTAACCGGCACTTCGAGGAGCAGGgcggcggggaggtgggggcagccGTCCGGCTGGCCAAGGGCTTGGCCCTGCAGCTCTCCACAGACGGCCAGCTCAACGAGCTCTTCCACCGCAAGGAGTTTGTGCTGGCGACCCTCCTGGACCCCCGCTTCAAGGGGAAGATCGAGTCCATCCTGCCCGCGGGGGCCGACATTGACCACTGGAAGCAGGTTCTCGTGTACAAGGTGAAGGAGATCATGGTGTCTGACTACTCCTtgcctccctcaccctccctgcACAGCCCCAAGGCGAGGCGTGCGGGCCCTACCCCGAGCGGCCGAGTCACCAGGAGCCTCGGGGCCGAGGGGAAGGGCCGGAAGGTGCCTGTGCGGGGGGGCGGCGGCTCGGGGTCTCTGCTGCTGGACCAGAGGGAGAAGAGCTTGCTGGAGCAGCTGGAAAGCGTGGGGCTGCTGGCGTCCAAGAGAAGCGGAGCGTCGCTCTCCACCGAGAGCCACTTGGCCAGTGTCATCGTCAAGAAGTACCTGCGTGAGAATGAGACAGTTGGCGCCCAGGAGGACCCGCTGGTTTACtgggagaagaggcaggaggTCTGGCCAGCTCTGGCGAGACTGGCCACTGTCTACCTGTCCTGTCCCCCGACGGGGGCCTTCTCTAGAAGCGTCTGTGCCTCCCTGGACAGCCCTGCCCTTGCAGAGCATAGCGCCCCTCTCCCAGTGGGGACCATTGAACATCTCCTCTTCTTGAAGAGCAACCTGGAGACTTTCCCCGActaccctgcccctgccctcatcTTCCGCAGTGGAGACCCGGCCGACGGGGAGCGGAACAGCGAGGCCGACCTCATCTGA
- the LRRC61 gene encoding leucine-rich repeat-containing protein 61: MEPQAEKPGEADGARVTPQLLKSRSGEFALESILLLKLRGLGLVDLGCLGECLALEWLDLSGNALTQLGPLASLRRLVVLNVSDNRLTGLEPLAACENLQSLNAAGNLLATPGQLQCLTGLRGLECLRLRDPLARLGNPLCASPSYSTLVRELLPGLKVIDGERVTGRGSEFYQLCRDLDSSLRPGSSPGPRAAEAQPWVEPGYWESWPPRSSSILEEACRQFRDTLQECHELDRQASDSLARAEQALGPAGAASSFVF; this comes from the coding sequence ATGGAGCCCCAGGCTGAGAAGCCAGGAGAGGCGGACGGGGCGCGCGTCACACCGCAGCTGCTCAAGTCGCGCTCGGGTGAGTTCGCCCTGGAGTCCATCCTGCTGCTGAAGCTTCGGGGTCTGGGGCTGGTGGACCTGGGCTGCCTGGGGGAGTGCCTGGCTCTCGAGTGGCTGGACCTGTCCGGCAACGCGCTCACCCAGCTGGGCCCCCTGGCCTCCTTGCGCCGGCTGGTGGTGCTCAATGTCTCCGACAACCGGCTGACGGGGCTGGAGCCGCTGGCCGCCTGCGAGAACCTGCAGAGTCTCAATGCCGCGGGCAACCTGCTGGCCACCCCTGGGCAGCTGCAGTGTCTGACCGGCCTGCGGGGCCTCGAGTGCCTGCGGCTCCGGGACCCCTTGGCCCGACTCGGCAACCCGCTGTGCGCCAGCCCCTCCTACTCCACGCTGGTCCGAGAGCTGCTGCCTGGCCTGAAGGTCATCGATGGCGAGCGCGTGACCGGGCGTGGCAGTGAGTTCTACCAGCTGTGCCGGGACCTGGACAGTTCCTTGCGCCCCGGCTCCAGCCCGGGCCCGAGAGCCGCTGAGGCGCAGCCCTGGGTAGAGCCAGGGTACTGGGAGTCGTGGCCCCCCCGGAGCAGCTCCATCCTGGAGGAGGCGTGCCGGCAGTTCCGGGACACGCTGCAGGAGTGCCACGAGCTGGACCGCCAGGCCAGCGACAGCCTGGCCCGGGCCGAGCAGGCGCTCGGCCCTGCGGGCGCTGCCTCGTCCTTTGTGTTTTGA
- the RARRES2 gene encoding retinoic acid receptor responder protein 2 has translation MWQLLIPVALWLGMVGLGRAELTAAQQRGLQVALEEFHKHPPVQWAFKEIGVDSATDTLFPAGTFVRLEFKLQQTSCRKKDWKKAECKVKPNGRKRKCLACIKLNSADKVLGRMVHCPILTQVHREPEEQHEGQCSRVERAGEDPHSYYFPGQFAFFKALPPS, from the exons ATGTGGCAGCTGCTGATCCCCGTGGCCCTGTGGCTGGGCATGGTGGGCCTGGGCAGAGCGGAGCTCACGGCGGCCCAGCAGCGGGGCCTGCAGGTGGCCCTGGAAGAATTCCACAAGCACCCGCCTGTTCAGTGGGCCTTCAAGGAGATTGGCGTGGACAGCGCCACAGACACG CTCTTCCCTGCAGGGACCTTTGTGAGGCTGGAATTTAAGCTCCAGCAGACGAGCTGCCGgaagaaagactggaaaaaaGCTGAGTGCAAAGTCAAGCCCAATGGG aggaagCGGAAATGCCTGGCCTGCATCAAGCTGAACTCTGCAGACAAAGTCCTAGGCCGGATGGTCCACTGCCCCATACTCACGCAGGTCCACCGG GAGCCTGAGGAACAGCACGAGGGGCAGTGCAGCAGGGTGGAGCGTGCAGGAGAGGACCCCCACAGCTACTACTTCCCGGGACAATTTGCCTTCTTCAAGGCCCTGCCCCCCAGCTGA